The following coding sequences are from one Gemmatimonadota bacterium window:
- a CDS encoding phytanoyl-CoA dioxygenase family protein: MADYSHIKKPDLGYCYEFATDELDAMSECLEAHGFAIIKDVLPDEIVEKLKQAVYDGTDPDGTLEGGQSCTRHAWIESGPGAWELLEYEPFMDIHRHLIGTDDMTVHRSAAIIRMSGSQPVGWHTDWCGFSNKVLNSGDVLNRGLWPSGKWFYLTGSRPIHGGLCVIEDSHMEGWEGPEGFKLTSDRRSFYPEGEEEHRYAGFDIPGLVPLFTNGGDMIVFAHRTYHGAFPNRLDETRLSCAIGFRDRNHRIDIPWEIPESGKWFLKNIPDHLKRYTNGYTSIDIGWRGAQ; encoded by the coding sequence ATGGCAGACTATTCACATATTAAAAAGCCCGATTTGGGCTATTGCTATGAGTTTGCTACAGATGAACTCGATGCAATGTCCGAGTGCCTGGAGGCGCACGGATTTGCGATTATTAAAGATGTGTTGCCGGATGAGATTGTCGAGAAGCTCAAACAGGCTGTGTATGACGGTACCGATCCAGACGGGACGTTAGAGGGCGGCCAGAGTTGTACGCGACATGCGTGGATCGAATCTGGACCAGGTGCATGGGAGCTTTTGGAATACGAGCCATTTATGGATATTCATCGGCATTTGATAGGCACAGATGATATGACCGTCCATCGCTCTGCAGCGATCATTCGCATGTCGGGGTCTCAGCCCGTGGGGTGGCATACGGATTGGTGTGGTTTTTCCAATAAAGTTTTGAACTCGGGCGATGTGTTGAATCGCGGACTCTGGCCGTCGGGCAAGTGGTTTTATCTGACAGGGTCACGCCCGATTCACGGCGGCCTGTGTGTGATCGAAGATTCTCATATGGAAGGCTGGGAAGGTCCCGAAGGATTTAAGTTGACGTCAGATCGGCGCTCGTTTTATCCCGAAGGCGAGGAAGAACACCGCTACGCGGGATTTGATATTCCGGGGTTAGTTCCCCTGTTCACAAATGGGGGAGATATGATTGTGTTTGCCCACCGCACGTACCACGGGGCATTTCCAAATCGGTTGGATGAGACGCGCCTTTCGTGCGCGATTGGGTTTAGAGATCGCAATCACAGAATCGATATTCCGTGGGAGATACCGGAATCAGGCAAGTGGTTTTTGAAAAATATACCGGACCATTTGAAGCGATATACTAATGGGTACACGAGTATTGATATCGGTTGGCGGGGGGCGCAATGA
- the mqnB gene encoding futalosine hydrolase, whose translation MPDPLLILTATAYEQQRLRDSLQQATIQRIGHRAWVRGMIGISPVVLVETGIGAVNTAQALTVALQEIDPELVLQIGIGGAYLGSGLDKGDLALATEENYGDLGVITPAGWSPADEIGIPVLSTDRDYYNTYSLDPALVARAQHILEQSGECVVQGPFVTVQQCTGREDIGNELAARFNAICENMEGAAAAHVCTLYAVPFLELRAISNRVEDRNKDTWDIPQSVQRAQIAARKFVEAL comes from the coding sequence ATGCCCGATCCTCTGCTCATCCTGACAGCCACGGCTTATGAGCAACAGCGTTTGCGCGATAGCCTTCAACAGGCGACAATACAGCGTATAGGACATCGCGCTTGGGTTCGCGGTATGATTGGCATCAGCCCCGTAGTCCTTGTTGAAACGGGTATTGGGGCGGTCAATACGGCGCAGGCTCTGACTGTTGCACTGCAGGAGATTGATCCCGAACTCGTTCTGCAAATCGGCATAGGCGGTGCTTATCTCGGCAGTGGCCTGGATAAGGGCGATCTCGCACTTGCGACCGAGGAAAATTATGGCGATTTAGGCGTCATCACACCTGCTGGCTGGTCTCCTGCTGATGAGATCGGTATTCCCGTCCTGTCAACAGATCGCGATTATTACAATACGTATTCTCTCGATCCCGCGCTTGTCGCCAGGGCGCAGCACATACTCGAACAATCGGGCGAATGTGTTGTGCAAGGTCCTTTTGTCACAGTGCAACAGTGTACAGGGCGCGAGGATATTGGGAATGAACTGGCAGCGCGTTTTAATGCGATATGCGAAAACATGGAAGGTGCAGCCGCGGCGCATGTCTGCACGCTTTATGCGGTTCCATTTCTCGAATTACGCGCTATTAGCAACCGTGTGGAAGACCGCAACAAAGATACCTGGGATATTCCCCAATCTGTCCAGCGTGCGCAAATAGCAGCGCGAAAATTCGTTGAGGCTCTATGA
- a CDS encoding 1,4-dihydroxy-6-naphthoate synthase gives MSRISLGYSPCPNDTYIFYGLVHGKIDGAPRCREILEDIETLNRMAMAGKLDMTKISFHALAFMRDRYCLLHSGGALGRGCGPLVIASDALDPRDLLGKRIAIPGELTTAALLLRLFNPALDNLVAMPFDEIMEATQKGDVDAGVIIHESRFTYPDYGLYKVIDLGEWWEASTGHPIPLGGILVRRDLGEGKIQQIDVSLCASVKYAHENPDAVKNYIRQHAQEMDEAVMQQHIDLYVNEYTLDYGADGKAALVDLFARAEEAGIVPRSDQPLFID, from the coding sequence ATGTCCCGTATTTCTCTTGGTTATTCCCCGTGTCCCAATGACACGTATATTTTCTACGGTTTGGTTCACGGAAAAATTGACGGCGCGCCGAGATGTCGCGAGATTCTCGAAGATATTGAGACTCTGAATCGCATGGCTATGGCTGGTAAATTGGATATGACCAAAATATCATTCCACGCGCTTGCATTTATGCGCGATCGCTATTGTCTGTTGCATTCGGGAGGGGCATTGGGGCGCGGATGTGGCCCGCTCGTTATTGCGTCTGATGCCCTTGATCCACGCGATCTGTTGGGCAAACGCATTGCCATTCCCGGCGAACTCACCACGGCCGCGCTCTTGCTGCGTCTCTTTAATCCTGCACTTGACAATCTCGTCGCAATGCCTTTTGACGAGATTATGGAGGCCACGCAAAAAGGCGATGTTGATGCCGGCGTGATTATCCACGAATCGCGATTTACCTATCCCGATTATGGTCTGTACAAAGTCATTGACCTGGGCGAATGGTGGGAGGCATCTACGGGACATCCCATTCCGCTCGGCGGTATTCTTGTCCGACGTGATCTCGGCGAAGGAAAAATTCAGCAGATTGATGTATCTCTTTGCGCCAGTGTAAAATATGCACATGAAAACCCCGATGCAGTTAAAAATTACATCCGCCAGCACGCACAGGAGATGGACGAAGCCGTTATGCAGCAGCACATCGATCTGTACGTCAATGAATACACGTTGGATTACGGCGCAGATGGAAAAGCAGCGCTGGTCGATCTTTTTGCGCGGGCAGAAGAAGCGGGCATTGTACCGCGATCCGATCAGCCGTTATTTATTGACTGA